From a region of the Thermococcus sp. 21S7 genome:
- a CDS encoding ferritin, with amino-acid sequence MLSEKMLEALNEQLNRELYSAYLYFSMAAYFEDMNLEGFANWMKAQAEEELGHALRFYNYIYDRNGRVELKEVQKPPKEWESPLAAFEAAYEHEQFISKCINELAALAEEEKDYSTRAFLEWFINEQVEEEANVKKIVDKLKFAKDSPQVLFMLDQELGQRAPKLPGLLLQAGG; translated from the coding sequence ATGCTGAGCGAAAAGATGCTCGAAGCCCTCAACGAGCAGCTGAACAGGGAGCTTTACTCGGCCTACCTGTACTTCTCGATGGCAGCCTATTTTGAGGACATGAACCTTGAGGGCTTCGCCAACTGGATGAAGGCCCAAGCCGAGGAGGAGCTTGGCCATGCCCTGAGGTTCTACAACTACATCTACGACAGGAACGGCAGGGTCGAGCTGAAGGAGGTCCAGAAGCCTCCGAAGGAGTGGGAGTCACCGCTCGCTGCCTTTGAGGCCGCCTACGAGCACGAGCAGTTCATAAGCAAGTGCATAAACGAGCTTGCCGCACTGGCGGAGGAGGAGAAGGACTACTCCACGAGGGCATTCCTTGAGTGGTTCATAAACGAGCAGGTCGAGGAGGAGGCGAACGTCAAAAAGATAGTCGATAAGCTCAAGTTCGCGAAGGACAGCCCGCAGGTTCTCTTCATGCTCGATCAGGAGCTCGGCCAGAGGGCGCCGAAGCTTCCGGGGCTTCTCCTTCAGGCGGGAGGCTGA
- the sufC gene encoding Fe-S cluster assembly ATPase SufC, whose translation MLKVENLHVKVAGREILKGADFELKGGELHVVMGPNGSGKSTLALTIAGHPRYSVTEGRILFDGEDITGAKPEERARKGIFLSFQHPVEVEGVKVINFLQRTLKNLRGIDEVEAYDRIFQAVEELGLDSSMLSRELNVGFSGGERKKLEMLQAYLVKPKLLILDEPDSGVDVDSLKVIAGVIAKLHSEGTAILLITHYGRILEYLNPQRVHVLKDGKLAVSGGMELVKLIEEKGFAAVEDNGAAVKA comes from the coding sequence ATGCTGAAAGTGGAAAATCTCCATGTTAAGGTTGCGGGTAGGGAAATTCTGAAGGGGGCGGATTTTGAACTTAAAGGGGGCGAGCTTCACGTCGTCATGGGACCAAACGGAAGCGGAAAATCCACGCTGGCTTTAACAATAGCCGGACACCCGAGGTACAGCGTTACCGAGGGAAGGATACTCTTCGACGGCGAAGACATCACGGGGGCAAAGCCCGAAGAGAGGGCCAGGAAGGGCATCTTCCTCAGCTTCCAGCATCCGGTTGAGGTCGAGGGCGTCAAGGTTATCAACTTCCTCCAGAGGACGCTGAAGAACCTGCGGGGGATAGACGAGGTTGAAGCCTACGACAGGATTTTCCAGGCGGTGGAGGAGCTGGGCCTCGACAGTTCAATGCTCTCCAGGGAGCTCAACGTCGGCTTCTCCGGCGGCGAGAGGAAGAAGCTGGAGATGCTTCAGGCTTACCTCGTGAAGCCCAAGCTACTCATTCTGGACGAACCGGACAGCGGTGTGGACGTTGATTCCCTCAAGGTCATCGCAGGAGTTATAGCCAAGCTACACAGCGAGGGGACGGCGATACTTCTCATCACCCACTACGGAAGAATACTGGAGTACCTGAACCCGCAGAGGGTGCACGTGCTGAAGGACGGAAAGCTGGCCGTTTCCGGCGGAATGGAGCTTGTAAAGCTCATAGAGGAGAAGGGCTTCGCGGCGGTGGAGGACAATGGGGCAGCAGTCAAGGCTTGA
- the sufB gene encoding Fe-S cluster assembly protein SufB: MGQQSRLEEILKAGSLEEILGTAVPYPKEIELKGELTRDMVEELSRIKNEPDWMLRHRLKALELFRKLPMPKWVVGIEELDLESLTLYSKPEIGNEVKDWDDLPENIRRTFERLNIPEIEKKFLSGLTAVFDSESVYSNLKAEFEKMGIIMLPMEEAVQKYPDLVKKYFGRVFPAGEHKFSALHHALWSGGVFVYVPKGVRIPFPVEAFFVIGSALEGQFEHTLLVADEGSYIHFIEGCSAPMYKGFSFHDGMVEIYAHKNATVKFTTIQNWSRNVINFNNKRAIIEENAYVEWIEGSIGSQITYTYPSSVLKGEGARTAQYVVSLSNGPFMKDTGAKTWHLAPNTSSKIVSKSISANGGINIYRGLVRILKGARNSTATVSCDSLILDEESKAYTYPHNQSDEPSASIIHEATTGKLGEDKLFYMNQRGISEEEAKSLIVLGFISEILEGLPFEYVEVLKKVIELEFSEVGGVG, translated from the coding sequence ATGGGGCAGCAGTCAAGGCTTGAAGAGATACTCAAGGCGGGCTCCCTTGAGGAAATCCTCGGTACCGCCGTCCCGTACCCCAAGGAGATAGAGCTCAAGGGGGAACTCACAAGGGACATGGTCGAGGAGCTTTCAAGGATAAAGAACGAGCCGGATTGGATGCTCAGGCACCGCCTTAAGGCCCTTGAGCTGTTCCGGAAACTGCCGATGCCCAAGTGGGTGGTGGGAATAGAGGAGCTAGACCTTGAGAGCCTCACCCTGTATTCCAAGCCTGAGATAGGCAATGAAGTTAAAGACTGGGACGACCTGCCCGAGAACATCAGGAGAACCTTCGAGCGCCTGAACATCCCGGAGATAGAGAAGAAGTTTCTCTCTGGCCTGACGGCAGTCTTCGACAGCGAGAGCGTCTACTCCAACCTCAAGGCCGAGTTCGAGAAGATGGGAATCATAATGCTTCCCATGGAGGAGGCGGTTCAGAAGTACCCCGACCTTGTGAAGAAGTACTTCGGCAGGGTCTTTCCGGCGGGAGAGCACAAGTTTTCCGCCTTACACCACGCCCTCTGGAGCGGTGGGGTCTTCGTTTACGTGCCGAAGGGCGTCAGAATCCCCTTCCCGGTCGAGGCGTTCTTCGTCATAGGCTCGGCCCTGGAGGGACAGTTCGAGCACACGCTTCTTGTCGCCGACGAGGGAAGCTACATCCACTTCATAGAGGGCTGCAGCGCGCCGATGTACAAGGGCTTTTCCTTCCACGACGGTATGGTCGAGATATACGCCCACAAAAACGCCACCGTTAAGTTCACCACCATACAGAACTGGAGCAGGAACGTCATCAACTTCAACAACAAGCGCGCCATCATAGAGGAGAACGCCTACGTCGAGTGGATAGAGGGCAGCATCGGCAGTCAGATAACCTACACCTACCCGTCGAGCGTCCTGAAGGGTGAGGGAGCGAGGACGGCACAGTACGTAGTCTCGCTGAGCAACGGCCCCTTCATGAAGGACACCGGGGCAAAAACCTGGCATCTGGCCCCAAACACCAGCTCGAAGATAGTCTCCAAGAGCATAAGCGCCAACGGTGGAATAAACATCTACCGCGGGCTGGTGAGGATTCTTAAAGGTGCGAGGAACTCTACAGCCACCGTTTCCTGTGACTCGCTCATCCTCGACGAGGAGAGCAAGGCCTACACATACCCGCACAACCAGAGCGACGAGCCGAGCGCGAGCATAATCCACGAGGCGACGACCGGAAAGCTCGGCGAGGACAAGCTCTTCTACATGAACCAGAGGGGCATAAGCGAGGAGGAGGCGAAGAGCCTCATAGTCCTTGGATTCATCAGCGAAATCCTCGAAGGCCTGCCATTCGAGTACGTGGAGGTTCTCAAGAAGGTCATAGAGCTTGAGTTCAGCGAGGTTGGGGGTGTTGGCTGA
- a CDS encoding SufD family Fe-S cluster assembly protein → MVLPSITREALERLTYQKYGDSPTIKSYTKWKLFEENSPLRLPTEAEAKDVPIKGHVVLSGSGADFNLPANVQLSEGTLGLSQPEESRILGFHFYALRKAYRLRITGDLAEPLVIVSHLSAKAFISHHISIEAENVKAPIIIYDMAEEGTKSLVVELKAKNSELEVLTVGRHSSLSHYLLRASLGEGTRVRAFTVISAGEMSHHREDYSLEGAKSELILRGMPIAIGKSVDYLTNVLQYGEKTVSETRVHGFSYENGWTVHRGVAKVFESARNSSSGVASQITIMDEGSLGVSVPMLEVDTGEIESAFHSSAVRQFDEDALFYLRSRGLDSDEAMSLFVHGIGEALSSHLERLRGKARGNVGELIEGLL, encoded by the coding sequence ATGGTGCTACCTTCAATCACCCGCGAGGCCCTTGAGAGGCTCACCTACCAGAAATACGGCGACAGCCCAACGATTAAGAGCTACACCAAGTGGAAGCTCTTCGAGGAAAACTCCCCGCTCAGGCTTCCAACCGAGGCGGAAGCCAAGGACGTTCCGATAAAGGGGCACGTCGTTTTATCGGGAAGCGGGGCGGACTTCAACCTTCCTGCCAACGTCCAGCTGAGCGAAGGGACCCTGGGTCTCTCCCAGCCGGAGGAATCGAGAATCCTGGGCTTCCACTTCTACGCCCTCAGGAAAGCGTACAGGCTGAGGATTACCGGGGATCTGGCGGAGCCCCTCGTTATAGTCTCCCACCTCTCCGCCAAGGCCTTTATCAGCCACCACATCAGCATCGAGGCCGAGAACGTTAAGGCCCCGATAATAATCTACGACATGGCCGAGGAAGGGACTAAGTCCCTCGTGGTCGAGCTTAAAGCCAAGAACTCCGAGCTTGAGGTTCTGACCGTTGGGAGGCACTCCTCGCTGTCCCACTACCTCCTCAGGGCGAGCCTCGGGGAAGGCACCAGGGTCAGGGCCTTCACGGTCATAAGCGCCGGGGAGATGAGCCACCACCGTGAAGACTACTCCCTTGAAGGGGCAAAAAGCGAGCTGATACTCAGGGGCATGCCGATAGCCATCGGTAAATCCGTGGACTACCTCACCAACGTCCTCCAGTACGGAGAAAAAACGGTGAGCGAGACGAGGGTTCACGGGTTCTCCTACGAGAACGGCTGGACGGTTCACAGGGGGGTTGCCAAGGTCTTTGAGAGCGCCAGGAACTCATCGAGCGGCGTCGCCTCCCAGATAACCATAATGGACGAGGGTTCACTCGGCGTCAGCGTGCCGATGCTTGAGGTCGATACGGGAGAAATCGAGTCGGCCTTCCACTCCTCGGCGGTGAGGCAGTTCGACGAGGATGCCCTCTTCTACCTCCGGTCGAGGGGCCTCGACAGTGACGAGGCGATGAGCCTCTTCGTCCACGGCATTGGGGAAGCTCTCAGCAGTCACCTCGAAAGGCTCCGCGGCAAGGCCAGGGGAAACGTCGGGGAGCTCATAGAGGGGCTACTCTGA
- the arsB gene encoding ACR3 family arsenite efflux transporter, with protein sequence MGSKQGLKFFEKYLSLWVILCILLGIAIGKFLPSLPETLSKFTIANVNIPIAILIWAMIYPMMVKVDFSAVRKVHKGQMLKGLIVTWTTNWLIKPFSMFLISSFFIGMLFSSKFGLIEPALAKEYIAGAILLGAAPCTAMVFVWSYLADGDPLYTLVQVATNDIIILFAFAPIVGFLMGLNRVPVPYDTLILSVVLFVVVPLTAGYISRKHILRTKGPEWFESNFLPKLGTVSILGLLLTLILLFSFQGSIILENPIHIALIAVPLTIQTYLIFAIAYGWSWFWKLPHKVAAPASFIGASNFFELAVAVAIALFGLESGAALATVVGVLEEVPIMLSLVWIANRTRHLFKAELEMGSSIPIPTDE encoded by the coding sequence ATGGGAAGTAAACAGGGGCTGAAATTCTTCGAAAAATACCTTTCCCTGTGGGTCATTTTGTGCATATTGCTTGGCATAGCCATTGGAAAGTTCCTCCCCAGCCTTCCAGAGACCCTTTCAAAGTTCACAATCGCCAACGTCAACATACCGATAGCCATTCTGATATGGGCTATGATATATCCAATGATGGTCAAGGTGGACTTCTCGGCGGTAAGAAAGGTGCATAAGGGACAGATGCTTAAAGGACTCATCGTTACCTGGACGACCAACTGGTTGATAAAGCCATTCAGTATGTTCCTTATAAGCTCGTTCTTTATCGGAATGCTGTTCTCATCGAAATTCGGTCTTATCGAGCCTGCCCTGGCGAAGGAATACATTGCCGGGGCAATCCTTCTCGGGGCAGCCCCATGCACAGCAATGGTCTTTGTGTGGAGCTACCTCGCGGACGGAGACCCTCTTTACACGCTCGTACAGGTGGCAACGAACGACATTATAATTCTCTTTGCGTTCGCTCCAATAGTGGGCTTTCTCATGGGCCTGAACAGGGTCCCCGTACCCTACGATACGCTCATCCTCTCGGTGGTGCTCTTTGTGGTCGTGCCCCTTACCGCAGGTTACATATCAAGAAAGCACATTCTTAGAACAAAAGGTCCTGAGTGGTTTGAGAGTAATTTCCTTCCCAAGCTCGGTACCGTCTCAATACTGGGCCTCCTGCTGACGCTGATACTTTTATTCTCCTTCCAGGGCAGTATAATCCTTGAGAACCCCATCCACATAGCCCTTATAGCAGTCCCGCTGACGATCCAGACCTACCTCATCTTCGCCATTGCCTACGGGTGGTCATGGTTCTGGAAACTCCCCCACAAAGTGGCCGCTCCGGCATCGTTTATAGGGGCAAGCAACTTTTTCGAGCTGGCGGTGGCCGTTGCGATAGCCCTCTTCGGTCTTGAGAGCGGTGCAGCGCTGGCCACCGTTGTTGGAGTCCTCGAAGAGGTACCCATAATGCTGAGCCTTGTATGGATTGCCAACAGAACAAGGCACCTCTTTAAGGCAGAGCTGGAGATGGGAAGCTCCATACCGATTCCCACAGACGAGTGA